The genomic segment AGCATTACCGACGGCGAAAGCGGTGGTTGGCTTGATGCCGATTGGGGAGCGCCAGAGCTCACGGGCGGTCTACCGGAAACTCTTTGAATTGTTGTTCCCGCAGCAATTGCATTCAACTTCTCCCTTCCAGTTTGCCTGGCGCCGCGCTGACCCGCAAATAGGCACACACCTTGCGGTACCTCGTCCTGCGGCTGACTCAAGCTGCTAAACAGCTTCGAAGCCGCAAAATCGATGACCCATCATCGGCTAATTGCGACAAATTTGGGCAGGCGCGATGAATGTGAGGTTTGTAAAACGTAAAAAGCTTGCGACGATCATCGCCCTGTTGTCGTGCGCCGGCATTATTACGATCGCCGTAGCCTTCTCAACATTGTTTCATGAGCCGGACAACTTCCACGAGGTCATTCTTTTGCTTTTGCTGGGGCTGGCTCCGTGTACGCTCGGGCTGATGTTCGCATCGATCATCAACGGTGCTGACGAGGGCTGATCCGGAAGCAAGTCCGCTGAAGTGTCGACTACCAGTATCGCTGCACGCACTGGGCGAGGACGGAACCAGCAACCAATCGTCACTAACGTGATCTCCAGGCTGTTTTTGCCTGTCCCCAAGCCTGCGACCCTACTGCGTTGGGATTGATGCTGATGGCATGCAAGTTGCCCATGTTGCGGGTACGTCGCTGTCGCGCCGAGGGAATGGACCAAAACATCGGTCGAAACAAAGGCGTCTGTGGCGGTTCCTCGACAACCAACGGGCAAAACCATGAAAGCAGAGATTTTCAATGCCTTGAGCGCACGGCGCACCAAGGACAATCCGGATGCTACCGAAATCGAGTTTCTTGATGCAAAGGGCAACGTGCAGCCGGTTCATTTGTCTCGGTCGGGGCAGGCTCAACTGATCAGGGATCTCTTGGCGCTGCACTCCGGTTTCACGCACCGCGATCATCCGCTCAGTACGATCCATGCCTTGAGCGCACAGCCTCTGGCACTGGGTACTGACTCGGAGGGAATCGAATTCCTTCTTGGCCCCGGCCTTTTCCTGCGCGTTTCGATGCAGCGTGAATCGATGCGGGCGTTCTGTAACTGGCTGAATCAGAGTCATGAATCAACGCAATGAGCGCTTTGGATAGTATGCTCGGAAGAAAGCCCTGCAATGGGGAACGAAGCCGCAGCGATCAAGCCATTGGCTCTCAGGTTCTCCGCCGTGGCTTCCCCAAGGGGATGACGTTGTCCGGCACGAATATCGCGGCATTTCGAATTCTTTCGACTTCTTTGTCCAGCGCTTTTTGTACCATTTCGGCAAACGCGACCAAGTCCTGCCGTGGATACTCGTCCAACACGCCGGCATCCTGAAAGTACCCGGCAATCCAGCGCGCGTCGAGGTCAGCTTGACCCGTTTCCTGCAGATAATCGACGGCTGCCATTTCGGCGTACAGGCTTAGCTTGGGCAAGGTAGGTTGCCTCGATATAGCGTCACGCGGGCTCCGCGTTATTCGTTATTCCTTACCTTCCAGATTTGGTTTTCAGATAGCAATCCGGAACGAACATCCGCAGCGAACGTCCATTCTCGCACGCGATCGAGTTGATATTCCTGTGCGCGTAAAAGAAAACGCCGCCTGAAAAGGCGGCGCTCCATACTTCAAGTCAGCCCAAACTAGCGCTTGTTGCCCTGCCTTCCTTTAGAGATTTGCTCCATCTTGCTGGCCGCTTCATCCGCATTGTCGCTGGCTTCGTTTGCCGCATCCGTACCGGCTTCCGCTCCCGCTTTTACGACCCGATTACCTGCTTCGGTAATTTGCTGAAAACGGCGGCTGCCTTGTTCGACTTGCTGGCGCAGCAGATCCTGCCCTTGCGAAAATAACCCAAGAACGCTTTTCGTGTACTCGTCAGCAAAGCGCTGGTAATTAGAGGCCAGCGCCTGGTTCAACTGGTTAAACGCTTTGGACTGTGTGACTTGTTTAAAGCTTTCCTGAACCAGCGAAAAATACTGCTCGATGCTGTTTTTGGTAGCTTCGACGATTTCCGGGGCCTGCGTAAAACGTGAAATCGATTCAAGGTTGGCAGTGGTAAGATTCTTGACCGGGATAGCGATATTGTTCATGGGGAGTTTCTCCTTAGGTGATACTGCAATATTTGTTGCAATGCAGTAACGCCATGGTAAGGCTTGAAGATCAGTACTGTCAAGGAAAATATTGCAGTGCAATAAAACGGTCATGTATCCGTTAAAATCGTCTCTGAGTCTTCGCTGGAAGCTCGCTGAAATTCAGTAAACGTTTTATCGTACAGGATATTTAAAGATCTGCGATCGGCGTCAGTTTCCGCCCGCGCCTGCAACGTTCTAGCCTCCGAGACTTCCGATCAGGCCACACGCCTCGGTGAAAACTTGCTTCATCCCCGTCCTGATAAGCGTGTTGCTGCACGGTTGTGCGGCGGGCCCGGTCGCGACCTCGCGAACTGACGATCTCCCTGCCTCCCGCATACTGACGCAAAAGTGGCGTTCACAGGCGCCGGGAACCGGGCGTCTGGTGGTCAAACGAGATAGCGGCGTGGTGAGGGCTGCTTGCGATATCAGAGTATCCGTCGATAACACGCCGGTCGCCGACCTTCGCCCCGCGGAGAAAATTGCGCTTTTCCTGCCTGCCGGCGATCACGTGATCAAAGGGGAGACCAAGGGCATCTGCCGCGGCGGAGCGTCCGAAATCACTATGGAAATTTCGGCCGACGCGGAAAGAATCGTGCGCATCGTTTCCGGCAAGAAAGACGGTATCGAGTTGCGCGGGACATTCTTCTAGAAATAACCGGGCAAGAGAATGCGCCGCGTGGCGCATTCGGCTAGCGCCGGATCGACATGAGGCGGGCTGGGCGGATTCGAGCTAAGCCTGCGTGGAACGCAGCGACTGGCGCAGCGAGCTATCCCATCTTTGTATTTCGGACCAGTCGGACTGCCCCGCAGCGGGTCGAACCGCGGCGATTGTATCGAAAACGATGCGCTGACCGGCGTAAGCGTGGCGTTCGGCAAGCGCGGCGCGCGATCCCGCTGGCACCTCTTTGTAGAGCAGGCTCAGATGCGGAGCGAGGGCGTATTCCGAAAACCGTTCTAAGCCTGCCTGGGATTGGCAGTGCAGGGCGCGTAGCTCCGAATCGCCGAACTCCACGAAAAGCGTTTTGAACAGCGCATCGCTGTGAGATGTGTTTCCGGCGACAAGGGTAATCGGTTCGCTTGTCGCGGCGACCCCTTGCAGCAACTCCGCGATATCATCTCGCGCCGTCCGCAGACCGAGGTGCAGCGTGATGTGCGGTTCGAACACCGGCGCATCGTATTCGCGCGCTAACGAGGAAATCAACGCGCGGAACTGGTCCAGTCGCGGCTGCGCCGGTATCAACCAGAACGCTATCGGAAGTTCTCCTGCGGCTGGCTTCGGCCCACTCCGGTCCGCTTCAGCCATTCCATGCTTCCGGTTTTGCGCGCGCCGCGACGAGCCTGTCCGGTGTTCCGATATCGAGGAAGCGGCCGTTATCGTAGAACATGCTGTTGACATGCAATCCGGCCGCGATCGCCGATGCGATGACCGTTCCCATCGGCCACTCAGGCGGCAAGCCCGCGCCTTGGGCATGCGCGATAGCTCGCAGGCGCTCCACATCAGCACGCAGAAATGCCGTAAACGAAGGCCGCCATACGGCGAACATATACGTCGGATGATGGGCCGGCCGTAGCACGTGGTCCGGGTCTTCCTTGGGCACGAGGCGCCGCACGCGGCCGCTCGGCGCTGTCTCGATCGAATCGACATTATCGGCATGCCGCGCCGGGAAGGTTCCGATCACGATATCGGCTTTGCTCACGCGCAGACGCTCGACCGCCAGCGAAAAAATATTTGCGGGTTGCAACAGGATATCCGGAAAGCCGAACAGCACAATCGCATCGCCGACGAAAGGCGTGGCCTGATTCGCGGTAAACGGCGGTCCGTAAGGTTCGTCGACCAATAGGTAGGCGATCGACAGACCGAGGCGAGAACCGTCGCCGAAATAGTCGGCGATATCCCACTTGCCGCTGCGCAGAACGATGTAAATGCGGCTGGCGCCGGCAAGCTGCATTTTTTCGATCAGATATTGCGCTACGACCTTGGGGCGCCGCTCACCGCCTTTTGCGGCTTGCGTGCCGATCGGCAGCAATTCCTTGCTGGAGGGCAAAGCGCCGAGCCGGGTTGCTCGCCCGGCCGCCGGGATCACGCCGACCATTCGGTTCGGTTCGGGGCTCGGATCGGGGCCCGGTTCGGACGCTGCGGGCTGATTCAATCGACTTTAATCGACTGTCGCGCCGCTGTCTTTGACCACCTTCGACCATTTCGCCGCCTCGGCCTTGATGAAGGCGCCGAATTTTTCCGGCGTGTCGCCGACGAAATCCGATCCGGTATCGGCGAGTATTTTCTGGAAACCGGGTCGTTTCATGGTTGCCAGGGTTTCGCGATTCAGCTTCGCGATGACGTCTTTCGGCGTCCCGGCCGGCGCGAAAAATCCGTACCACGCGTAAGACTCGACGCCGGGCAAACCCGATTCGGCAAACGTCGGAATGTCCGGAAACTGCGGCACGCGCGCGGCGCTCGTCACGGCTATCGCTTTCACCTTGCCGGCCTTGATGTGCGGCAGGATGGCAATCATGCTGTCGAACATGATCGGCACATGGCCGCCGAGCACATCCTGCGTCGCTGGCGCCGAGCCTTTGTACGGGACGTGGATCATGTCGAGATTGGCCACCGTCTTGAACAATTCGCTCGTCATATGCTGCGGTGTGCCGTTGCCGGAGGACGCATACTGAAACTTGCCTTGATCCTTTTTGATCAACGCCATCAGCTCCTTCAGGTTTTTTGCCGGAACCGAAGGATGCGCGACCAGCACCAGAGGCACCCGCAGCAGATTGGTGATCGGCGCCAGGTCCTTGGCCGGGTCGAACGTCATTTTCCTGTACAGGCTCGGGTTGATGACGATAGGCGCGCTCGAAGTGATCAATAGCGTGTAGCCATCGGGCGCCGCCGCCACGACTGCCGCGCTGCCGATATTGCCGCCGCCACCGCCGCGATTATCGATAACAAACGTCTGGCCAAGCTTTTCGGTCAACGCTTTCGCCACCGGACGCGCCGCGATGTCGGACGGGCCGCCTGGCGGCCAGGGGACGACGATAGTGACGGTCTTGCTCGGCCAGTCTTGAGCCAACGCGCCTGCACTGAACCCGGCCGCAGCGGCGAGCGCGATTGCGCATATCAGTCTGGTGAGACGCGATGCGTTTGTCATGTCGTTCTCCTCGTGTTGTCGATCGACGATTGCTGCGCTTTCAGGATAACGAAGCGCTCGTGTTCCGGCAGTGCGTTCAATTCATGCGCTTTCCTGCTCCGCCACCAGTGCGCGATTGAATGCCGCGGCGGCGGCGTCTTCGACGCGCTCGAGCCAGACGAACTTGAGCTTGTCGCGCGCCTCGGCCGGAATCTCTTCGAAATCGCGTTGGTTGCGCGCCGGCAGCAGCACCGTCGTGATGCCGGCGCGCATGGCGGCGATGACCTTTTCCTTGATGCCGCCGACCGGCAGAACGAGTCCGCGCAGGCTGATTTCGCCGGTCATCGCGGTATCGCTCTTGATCGCATTATCAGTCATCAGCGAAACCAGTGCGGTGAACATGGCAACGCCCGCGCTTGGGCCATCTTTCGGTGTTGCGCCGGCCGGCACGTGGATGTGTATGTCGTTTTTCTCGAACAGCTCGGCCGGAATCAGGAAGTCCGCGCTTTTCGATTTGACCAGGCTCAACGCTGCCTGCGCGCTTTCCTTCATGACGTCGCCCAACTGACCGGTCAGGATCAGCTTGCCGCTGCCGGGAATGCGCGTCGCTTCGATAAACAGAATGTCGCCGCCGACCGGCGTCCACGCGAGCCCGGTCGCAACCCCGGGTACGCCGGCGCGCATGGCGACTTCGCTTTCAAAACGCCGCGCGCCAAGGATCGCGTGCAGATCGCCGACATCGACAGTAACCTGTTCCGCGGTCCCCTCGGCGATGCGCATGGCGACGTTGCGCAACACGGCGCCGACTGTGCGTTCGAGGCTGCGCACGCCGGCTTCACGCGTGTAATCGTGGATGATGGCGTGCAAAGCTGCATCGGTGATTTGCGCCTGTCCGTCTTGTAAACCGTTCGCGGTCATTTGCCGCTGCACCAGATAGCGGTGGGCGATCTCCATTTTTTCCTGCTCCGTGTAACCGGAAAGCTGGATGATCTCCATGCGGTCGCGCAGCGGACCGGGAATCGTATCGAGCACGTTGGCAGTTGCGACGAACAGCACTTTCGAAAGATCGAAAGGGACGGCGAGATAGTTGTCGCGAAACGTATTGTTCTGCTCCGGATCGAGCACTTCCAGCAAAGCCGACGCCGGATCGCCATGAAAGCCCTGGCCAAGCTTGTCCATCTCGTCAAGCATGAATACGCAATCGCGGGCGCCGGCGCGGCGCAATCCCTGAATGATGTTTCCGGGCAGCGCGCCGATATAGGTGCGGCGATGGCCGCGCAACTCGGCTTCGTCGTGCACGCCGCCGAGGCTCGCGCGCACGAACTTGCGATTGGTCGCTTTGGCAATGCTTTGACCGAGCGAAGTTTTGCCAACGCCGGGCGGGCCGACAAAGCACAGGATCGGACTGTTGCCTTCCGGATTTAGCTTGCGCACCGCCAGATATTCGAGAATGCGGCGCTTGATTTTATCGAGGCCGTAGTGATCCTGATCGAGGACCTTGCGCGCTTCGTTGATGTCGACGGCGCCGGCGGTCGTGATCGACCACGGCAATTCGACCAGCCAATCGAGGTAGGTCCGCAGCATCGGATATTCACCGGCGGCTTCCGGCATGCGCTGCAGCCTGCGCAGTTCTTTTTTCGCGTGCGTGTCCACTTCTTCCGGCATACGCGCATCGGCAATCGCTTTTTCGAGGTCGGCAATCTCGGCCGAATTGTCCTCGGAATCGCCCAGCTCTTTCTGTATCGTCTTCAACTGCTCGCGCAGCAAATGTTCGCGCTGCCGCTCTTCGAGATTCTGCTGCGTCTGTTTGCCGATCTCGTGCGACAGACGCAGCACTTCGAGGCGCCCGCCGATAAATTGCAGGATGAGATCGAGCCTCGCCTGCAAGTCGATGGTCTCGAGAATTTGCTGCTTGTCGGCAATCTTCAGATCGAGAAAACTCGCAACCAGATCGGCCAGCGCGGATGCCGAACTGATGCCCTGCACCGCCGCTATCAGTTCCTGTGAAGCCTGCGGCATCAGCGACAGCAGTTCGGTCGTCTGTTGCTTGACCTGCAACATGCGCGCTTCGATTTCCGGGCCGCCCGCGGCCGGCTCTTCGATGCGTTCGATGTTCGCCGCGAAAAACGGGTAGCCGCGCAAAAATTCCTTGATCTGAAAACGCTGCTCGCCCTGGCAAACGACGTGATGGCTGCCGTCGGGCGCGGTCAGATAACGCACGACGGCGGCCACCGTACCGGTCATGTGAAACTCGCCGGGGCCGGGCGCCGCGACTTCGGCATCACGCTGCAGCACAACGCCGAGCGGACGCTCGCTGCGCATCGCTTCTTGGGCGGCGGCGATCGAACGCTTGCGGCCGACCGTGATCGGCAGGATCACACCGGGAAACAGCACAAGGTTGCGCACCGGCAGAATGATCAGCGCATCGTCGGGCAGAGGCTTGTCGGTGAGAATCTCGCGTTGCGCGGCGGACTCGTTCTCCGGCTGAATCTGGCCGGGAGTGGCGCCCGCTTCGGTTTTGGCGATGCCGTCCGGACGGATCTCGCTCATAGCTTTCTCAATACCAGCGTCAGGCAGCCATTCAAGAGATCGTTCTTGACGAGCTGCATCCTGATTTGCGGCAGATCGATGCGCCGCTCGAGCCGGCCATAAGGAATTTCCAGCCGATGGATGAGCGCCGGGCGCGCGCCTGCCGGCAGCGGGCGCTCGGCGGCGATGACGAGCTCGCCCGAATCGAGGTCGACTTCAAGATTTCGGGCTTCAACGCCCGGCAAGGCGACGATGATGCGCAATTCCGCGTCGGTTTCGAAAATATCGACCGGCGGCTGCCACGTCGGTTTTGCCGCAGCGGGCTTGCCGAGCTGGAAAAATTGACGGTGCAGGCGATCAGCGCGCGTCAGCATCTCGCACGCTTCGGCCCACATAAAACGCATGGGATCGTCAGGCATAGACATAAGGAGACACGAAAATGAATGAACGGTTCGCTTCGGCCATTGGCGCGATTTCAAGGCATGGACAAGGACATCGATCGACCATCACAGCACGGTTTCCGTGCGGCGGCACAGACGGTTTTTGCGCGGTGCAGCGACTGCTATAATGGCCGCCTTGTTTCGCCGCGCCCCCGCCACCTTGGCCCGCTTGCTCAGTCGTTCGTCGTATTTTAACGCTTCCGGCTCACTGAGATTGCAGCAATCGCGGGATGCCGCCTTTCTCACTGGATAGCTTACTGGATAGACAGGCATGACCCTGAATTCGCGCCACGGCCTGAATTTGCAACACGGCCTCGTTTTCGAGAATTTATACGAGCGCGCCGGCTTGCTGCGCGTCGACGCGGCTTTTCTGGCTTTCCTGCGGGAAAGCGATGCGAGCCTGTGCGCGAATGTGGAAGCGGCGCGCGCCCAACCCGGGGCATTGCAAAAAAAGCAGGAATCCGAACTGCTGATTGCCTTGGCGCCACATATCGACGATTTTGTCGCGCAACTGTTCGGCATCGAAGCCGAAGCGCAGGCGCTGTCGGCGCGCCATCAAGAACTCGCCCCGTTGTATAGCTGCAAGCGCCTGTTTGTGCAGCGCCGCGCGGCAACAAAAATCAAGCCGGACATCGCCGCGACCTTCGATGGCCTCGCGCTTGAAAAAGAGCTGGCGGCATCGATTGCGCCGGAACGCGACCGCACTGCCA from the Burkholderiales bacterium genome contains:
- a CDS encoding tripartite tricarboxylate transporter substrate binding protein, translated to MTNASRLTRLICAIALAAAAGFSAGALAQDWPSKTVTIVVPWPPGGPSDIAARPVAKALTEKLGQTFVIDNRGGGGGNIGSAAVVAAAPDGYTLLITSSAPIVINPSLYRKMTFDPAKDLAPITNLLRVPLVLVAHPSVPAKNLKELMALIKKDQGKFQYASSGNGTPQHMTSELFKTVANLDMIHVPYKGSAPATQDVLGGHVPIMFDSMIAILPHIKAGKVKAIAVTSAARVPQFPDIPTFAESGLPGVESYAWYGFFAPAGTPKDVIAKLNRETLATMKRPGFQKILADTGSDFVGDTPEKFGAFIKAEAAKWSKVVKDSGATVD
- a CDS encoding Hsp20/alpha crystallin family protein, whose translation is MWAEACEMLTRADRLHRQFFQLGKPAAAKPTWQPPVDIFETDAELRIIVALPGVEARNLEVDLDSGELVIAAERPLPAGARPALIHRLEIPYGRLERRIDLPQIRMQLVKNDLLNGCLTLVLRKL
- a CDS encoding dTDP-glucose pyrophosphorylase, encoding MVGVIPAAGRATRLGALPSSKELLPIGTQAAKGGERRPKVVAQYLIEKMQLAGASRIYIVLRSGKWDIADYFGDGSRLGLSIAYLLVDEPYGPPFTANQATPFVGDAIVLFGFPDILLQPANIFSLAVERLRVSKADIVIGTFPARHADNVDSIETAPSGRVRRLVPKEDPDHVLRPAHHPTYMFAVWRPSFTAFLRADVERLRAIAHAQGAGLPPEWPMGTVIASAIAAGLHVNSMFYDNGRFLDIGTPDRLVAARAKPEAWNG
- the lon gene encoding endopeptidase La: MSEIRPDGIAKTEAGATPGQIQPENESAAQREILTDKPLPDDALIILPVRNLVLFPGVILPITVGRKRSIAAAQEAMRSERPLGVVLQRDAEVAAPGPGEFHMTGTVAAVVRYLTAPDGSHHVVCQGEQRFQIKEFLRGYPFFAANIERIEEPAAGGPEIEARMLQVKQQTTELLSLMPQASQELIAAVQGISSASALADLVASFLDLKIADKQQILETIDLQARLDLILQFIGGRLEVLRLSHEIGKQTQQNLEERQREHLLREQLKTIQKELGDSEDNSAEIADLEKAIADARMPEEVDTHAKKELRRLQRMPEAAGEYPMLRTYLDWLVELPWSITTAGAVDINEARKVLDQDHYGLDKIKRRILEYLAVRKLNPEGNSPILCFVGPPGVGKTSLGQSIAKATNRKFVRASLGGVHDEAELRGHRRTYIGALPGNIIQGLRRAGARDCVFMLDEMDKLGQGFHGDPASALLEVLDPEQNNTFRDNYLAVPFDLSKVLFVATANVLDTIPGPLRDRMEIIQLSGYTEQEKMEIAHRYLVQRQMTANGLQDGQAQITDAALHAIIHDYTREAGVRSLERTVGAVLRNVAMRIAEGTAEQVTVDVGDLHAILGARRFESEVAMRAGVPGVATGLAWTPVGGDILFIEATRIPGSGKLILTGQLGDVMKESAQAALSLVKSKSADFLIPAELFEKNDIHIHVPAGATPKDGPSAGVAMFTALVSLMTDNAIKSDTAMTGEISLRGLVLPVGGIKEKVIAAMRAGITTVLLPARNQRDFEEIPAEARDKLKFVWLERVEDAAAAAFNRALVAEQESA